From Phragmites australis chromosome 5, lpPhrAust1.1, whole genome shotgun sequence, a single genomic window includes:
- the LOC133920166 gene encoding eukaryotic initiation factor 4A-III homolog A gives MAAAAATTSRRGPGGGRNMDDENLTFETSPGVEVVSSFDQMGIKDDLLRGIYGYGFEKPSAIQQRAVLPIINGRDVIAQAQSGTGKTSMISLSVCQIIDTAVREVQALILSPTRELASQTERVMLSIGDFLNIQVHSCIGGKSIGEDIRRLENGVHVVSGTPGRVCDMIKRRTLRTRAIKLLILDEADEMLSRGFKDQIYDVYRYLPPELQVVLISATLPHEILEMTNKFMTEPVRILVKRDELTLEGIKQFFVAVEKEEWKFDTLCDLYDTLTITQAVIFCNTKRKVDWLTERMRSNNFTVSAMHGDMPQQERDAIMGEFRSGGTRVLITTDVWARGLDVQQVSLVINYDLPNNRELYIHRIGRSGRFGRKGVAINFVRKDDIRILRDIEQYYSTQIDEMPMNVADLI, from the exons atggcggcggcggcggccaccacGTCCAGGCGCGGCCCCGGCGGCGGCCGCAACATGGACGACGAGAATCTCACCTTCGAGACCTCCCCGGGGGTCGAGGTCGTCAGCAGCTTCGACCAGATGGGGATAAAGGACGATCTTCTCCGCGGCATCTACGGATACGGCTTCGAGAAGCCCTCCGCCATCCAGCAGCGCGCCGTGCTCCCCATCATCAATGGACGCGACGTCATCGCCCAGGCCCAGTCCGGCACCGGAAAGACCTCCATGATCTCCCTCTCCGTCTGCCAGATCATCGACACCGCAGTCCGCGA GGTGCAGGCATTGATTCTGTCACCTACTAGAGAGCTTGCTTCACAAACGGAGAGAGTAATGCTGTCTATTGGTGACTTCCTCAATATACAAGTGCATTCCTGCATTGGTGGCAAAAGTATCGGTGAGGATATCAGGAGGCTTGAGAACGGAGTGCATGTTGTGTCAGGAACTCCAGGCAGAGTCTGTGATATGATCAAGAGACGGACCCTGCGCACAAGAGCCATCAAGCTCCTAATTCTG GATGAAGCTGATGAAATGTTGAGCAGAGGCTTTAAGGACCAGATTTATGATGTCTACAGATATCTCCCCCCGGAACTTCAG GTTGTTTTGATTTCTGCTACCCTTCCTCATGAGATCCTGGAGATGACTAACAAGTTCATGACTGAGCCAGTTCGGATCCTTGTGAAGCGTGATGAATTGACCCTGGAG GGCATCAAACAATTCTTTGTTGCTGTTGAGAAAGAGGAATGGAAGTTTGATACGCTCTGTGATCTTTACGATACATTGACCATCACTCAGGCTGTCATTTTCTGCAATACTAAGAGAAAG GTGGATTGGCTTACTGAAAGAATGCGCAGCAATAACTTCACAGTATCAGCTATGCATGGTGACATGCCTCAACAGGAAAGGGATGCCATTATGGGTGAGTTCAGGTCTGGTGGAACTCGTGTGCTAATCACTACAGATGTGTGGGCTCGAGGACTGGATGTTCAGCAG GTTTCTCTTGTTATTAATTATGATCTCCCAAATAATCGTGAACTTTACATCCATCGCATTGGTCGCTCCGGTCGTTTTGGGCGCAAG GGTGTGGCGATCAATTTTGTGCGGAAAGATGATATCCGTATACTGAGGGACATAGAGCAGTACTACAGTACGCAGATTGATGAAATGCCAATGAATGTTGCTGATCTTATTTGA